Proteins from one Antennarius striatus isolate MH-2024 chromosome 12, ASM4005453v1, whole genome shotgun sequence genomic window:
- the kctd4 gene encoding BTB/POZ domain-containing protein KCTD4 encodes MEWNLRRMESELRHINPDLLQPSKSFKKPSSGTITINVGGFLYTAHRTTLAKYQGSFLEELANGKKPVQHTDSMGNPFIDRDGPVFRHVLNYLRTGELQLPDDFREAGLLRREADFYRLSELVEAVIEWENQRAAQREAAFLEVTDSHERSQGLKVYCSDPTFIEKVKGRLVQISKSRLDGFPEEFEVSSNVIQFRHFIKSEPGSRLVLKEDSTFLCTLDCLKLETVMLALRSGFKLVTSLDSSKGSVVAAEALHFVK; translated from the coding sequence ATGGAATGGAACCTCAGAAGGATGGAAAGTGAACTGAGGCATATCAACCCGGATCTGCTGCAACCCAGCAAAAGCTTCAAGAAACCCTCCTCAGGCACTATTACCATCAACGTTGGGGGGTTCCTGTACACCGCCCACCGGACCACCCTTGCGAAGTACCAAGGTTCTTTTTTGGAAGAGTTGGCCAATGGTAAGAAGCCAGTTCAGCATACCGATTCCATGGGCAACCCATTCATTGATAGAGATGGACCAGTTTTCCGGCATGTGCTGAACTACCTCAGAACTGGAGAGCTCCAGCTGCCGGATGATTTTCGGGAGGCAGGGCTCCTGCGCAGGGAGGCAGATTTTTATCGTTTGAGTGAACTGGTGGAAGCCGTGATTGAATGGGAAAACCAGAGGGCAGCTCAACGGGAGGCTGCATTTTTGGAGGTGACTGATAGCCATGAGAGGTCGCAGGGTCTCAAGGTGTATTGCAGTGATCCTACCTTCATCGAGAAGGTTAAAGGGCGGCTCGTGCAAATCTCCAAAAGTCGCTTGGATGGCTTTCCAGAAGAATTCGAGGTGTCATCCAACGTGATCCAATTCCGACACTTCATCAAATCAGAACCAGGCTCTCGACTTGTACTGAAAGAGGACAGCACATTCTTGTGCACACTTGACTGTCTGAAGCTAGAGACAGTGATGTTAGCACTGAGATCTGGCTTTAAGCTGGTTACCAGCCTCGACAGCAGCAAAGGCTCAGTGGTGGCAGCTGAGGCCTTGCATTTTGTCAAATAG